ttttcatttttattttcatttcactaaattctagtgtcaaccattcttttaatgctttcatttgtccttgaaaattttttttatctatgtactgtccattcattttacctcctgttCCTCTGTGCAGGAGttcttggtgttcttcttcttctgtgtctgctcttggattTGTGCTTTCTATTTCtcatccttgtatctgtgtctcttctgtctttcttgttgagctgctagtctcagtttgttgggtatttttttcaaGGTTtattgatgttggtcctcttcttctgggttggttatctgttgggcctcctgcttttgtttttctttctcatccctccctttcccgttgctttctttttcttccagctgggagccctgctgtcgggcatttctcagctgttcgtgctggtGCTGtgtagtttcactccacagctggttcgtttcttccccccccccccgttggtgttctccttgtccttgttgtgcgcagttgcgcacctctgtttcgctcattgagccatttttgcagtcccgggTTGGTAGGtcacgaccctgcggggtctccatcaaccttggggaacagactcctctttccatggcgggtccctgcttttttgtgcaggtaaggccttctcctttctcttccggcgtctttccttctttttttcccgttgtttttggtttttctttcttgggtgccattttctccacaccgttatattttatttgttgtgttctgtgtattaggctttgctttttcttcactttttttcttcttttctggagagggctaccggccactactccatcacgtgactcctcccgagagacagattgcaggagaaaccattaggaagaggaagggggaagaatagttggaggaaaaaaaaacttaagtgcaggagtaggtaaagaagagctGGGAACAGTGGAATCGTGGGGGTGatctgaaattggaaaaatcaatgtttATCCTATTAGGTTTAAAGTCAAGGGGAGACGTCACTGCAGGAATGGTTGTGGGAATTAAAACAGTTGTCTATAGGAAGACCCACAAACAGAACGTGGGTATTTGGATAGTGACATGTCTATCCTTGGCTTCATGCATTGTCAGAGTGAGGCCAGATATAAACTTGAAGAACACACATCATGATCCTCCTggcagccttaaacctaatggcaggAACATTGATTTTTATAATTTGAGGTAATACCAcatccatctgattccactgtttccatctcatcTTGACATACTCatgtattttttataaatcccttcTATTTTATTCTTGATAAAGAGTCCCGACCCGAACgctgattgaccatttctacccgtgGATGCTGACTTGACCCAGCAATTCCATGTCACATCCTTGATCACAATCTTAAACCCTGATTTAAGTTTTGGGAATTTTTTGCTTTAATTACTTGACCAGACAAATTCTatcccaatttttaaaattcatttccaAAATGTGCTTTGAATATGAATAAAGATAAGAAATCTACTTGGCCTCTGGAGTtggcaagatcatggctgatctgtgacCTACCTCCTTGTCCCTTACCACTTATTAGCTTAAGTTGAATGGTTTATAGCTTTCCTCTATAAATAATTATATCAGGAAAATCTTTTTGTAGTCATATTTAGAACTTTATTGTAAAACACTATTGATTGGCAGGGAATATCTGCGTTCCACTTTCTATGATTTGCTTGAAGTTAAATTTCTCTTTGTTGAATAGTTATGCATCTTCTCCACAagcaaatatttatttgttttctccTATATTTATTGAATGATGGTGAAGTATGATCCCAAGTAATTTTCTTTTCCTGGTTGGTTTCACAGTATTGTGTGTGCTGTTGTGGCCTTTAGTAACTTCAAATAATCTGTGGCATCGTATTGGCAATAAGGTTGAACCAGTTCTGAAACGACTGGATTTTGGTCTGAAGGACTATGTGCAACATTTGCAAAGAAAGATAAAAAGTAAGAACTTTTATgtcatttcaaaataaatgtatTAGAAATTTTCCAAAAATTGTCACAATGACTGAGTCTGTACTAGTTATTTAACTATTAATATATATTGTCTTGCTGATGCATATTCTATTTTAGTTCTCCAAATGATCTATTTAAATAAGATTCATAATCTCAGAACATTGCACAATATAACAGAGCGAATGAAGTACCTGTGAGATATAAACTCTGTTCTTATGTGGATTCAATTTGAAAGTGGAAGATTTCACAGGCAGaaattgaataaaaaaaaaacaagataatgTGTGCCAGTGCTAAACATTACCCAGGAGCTGGTTGACCACTGAAAACTGCTGATGCGGTATGAATTCAGGCATGGACAGCTCCCTTAGAACTTCCCTGACACAACAGCCTGAAATGAAGCTTGAATCTATTGCAATTAAAAACTTAAAACAGATAAGGCTGGAagcacttagcaggtcaggcagtgtttcTAGAGAAACAGTTAACTTTTCAGGTGAACTATGTGGCCATCTGACTTGGAAACGGGCCTTGTTCCCACTCCATTTTATCCTGAATAGACTTTTCTCCTTTAAAATGTTGCTGGTTGAACGGGATTATGAAAGGATTAGCAGCTATTCACAGATTATGGGCTGTCCTCTATTGTTTTGTGTATCTCCATGAAAGTAAACCATTATGATTTGACAAATTGAATGTTATAGTTTCTCATCTATTAATCTTGGTTATCAAAAGCAAAGAAAACTTTCTCTAATCTTCACTTTATCTTTGTTGCTCATGCTATATTTCAGTGAAACAGAAACAGTTGTctgaaagaaaatcagaagatgAAAGTGAAGTAGACTCGTCAGCTCTTTGTCCCAAGGTTAGATCTTGTGCTGCTGTAACATATACTCATGTACTCATCAAAATCTTCTCATAGTACAGGAATGTTCAAGCCCAGCATTTCATACCAAAGCCAAATTAACTTCAGGTGGTGGTGATGATCCCTTTTGATGCACtacagtccttctggtgaagatACTTCCACAGTGCTTCTGGCTCGGGGGGGTCTAATATTTGTTACAAGTAAGGTTGAAAGATATGAATTTCTAATTGGCAGTTGGTCTCATTCCTATCTGCCTACTACCCATGTTCTAGCCAGCAATGCTCTATTCATGAGCACAGCCTTAGTTGATATACAAGGCTTACATTTTCTTTCTCAATACTGTAAAACCCCAGTTATCTGGAatacaagcaaccagcaaaaaaaaattgtggaaaataaataggtagaaaATACTGTTTTGAAATTGGAGCAATTTGCCATTAGTttgtcaatcacacaacacacaatctcatcAACCATAAAATGAACTTTTCCGGCATCTACTAATCATCATAGGTAccggatactaggggttttactgtattggcaAAATAACCTTACTATCCTTGTCTTGCAATATGATACCTCACATTGCAAGATTCTTCAGGATGTTAATATGAAGTGTTTGGATCCAATTCATTATTAAATATAAAGTTTTTATTCATACATGACTCCAACCTCTCTGCCCTGCCCATGCATCCTTTTCTATTCCCCATCCCTCTTTGCTATCTCTCCATAACCCCAGAttctcttctctttccctttccaccGTGGTGCTCTATCCCTCCCTGACCACCTTCCACTTCCTATAGTCCTGCCACTCCTATCTCCCTCTGCCCATCACCTTTTCCTGTTCTCCACATGTCTTTTTCCTGCCCAAATCAATTTCCCTACACCAGATCCTCATTTTCCTCCTTCTTCCTGCCACCATCCTGTTTTGATTCCATTAACCTGACAGTCCATCTTTCTAGTTCTCCCTGACCCCCTCCGGATCCTAACTTTCTTGCATTGCTCTTTTCTGCctgttttcttccttttctgttccccttgcttctctttccatgCAATCGTTTGAAAATCATTGAATATAAAGTGTACAGATTTGTGGTGAGCAATTTTACAATGAATCACAATCACCAATGGTTGAGCAAATGAAACTAGGCATTGTTGAAGGAGAGAGAACAGGAAGAATGCAGAGAACTGAAGAATAAAGGATGAAAGATCAGGACAAGTATAAttagaattttaaattaaattgagtTATTAATACAGAGCATTTTCCTGTGACCAATGTTATTATATTATTTAATGATTTGCTTTATAAACTTTGATTCATTACTCTTTTTTGATCACTTGACagccctaatttttttttttttgtcttgtagTTAAGTAGCTCAGGAGCTGGCAAAGAACTATCCATTTCAGATACAGAACTATCAGAAACATCCTGGACAGAAAATGGAACCTTTAATTTGTCAGGAGGACATACCCCACAGACAGATGCTTCAGATGGTATGATAAACTTGTGCTACCATTGAAGAGTGTGCAGAAAAGGAGCTGGTTGTTACACATAACATGacttttaataaaatgaaaactCAAAGGTTGAAAATTCCTATATTATATTCCAGTTGAATGAACTATAAGGAGGAAGTAGTACTACAAATAAACTAAGAATAATTTGGTACAGaaacatgtttggattttgatgaaattttattttttttatgtagaAAGTATTTCTTGTTTAGAGTAAATGCAGATCAACACTGTTCTGGTGTTACACTTTTTAAAAGTTCCCAATTTTCCAGGTTTGCATTGAAATCAATTTTCCAggtttgcattgaaataaacagtaACTTGGATTAAAAAGTTAGATCAAACAAAAGTGTTGCTGGTGAGTGTTATCATAGCTTGCAACCATACACAGCCAGGCTGTTTTTTAATTAGCTTTTGCACATATTCAATTCAAATTATTTGCAAATGTTTGAAGATCTGGAATTTTAACAGTAGTAGAgggcatatgtttaaggtgagaagggagagaTCTGATGGGCACTTCTTTTACTCAGAGGGTACTCTGTATtgagaacaagctgccagaggaaactatagAAGTGAGTACAATTATTAAGTTCAAAAGCCACTTGGGCAGATATAGAGATGGGAATgatttggaaggatatggacgaAAAGCAGGTAAATGTGACTaacccagaatgtcaacttggtcaTTGAGGGAGTGcgacaaagggcctgttccctgcTGTATAACTAactccagtacatccttccttcaTTTATTGAGAAGATAAGGAAGGTTACAGTAAACATATATTCACAAGCTATTGGCTAAAACACTTGTGTGCGCCTTACTATCATATCACTAAATGCAACTAATTCAGCACATTCCTGGTTATATTATCTTTTGCTGTCTGTAATCGATTGTCCAaaaccctttttttttttttttttccaaaaccctATTTCCAAGAACATGTAACATTCTGTCCATCAGACACCCCTATGCCTATAGGCCTGCAGTTTTTATCTTGGTTTTCCAATCTCTCCACTGTCTCATGCATCATCATCTTCGTAGTCTTGCCCTGTTCTGTTATCCTCTGAGatatctgttttgctccccaatcGTGGCTTTGTGCTCATTCCCATTTTAATCCTTCCACCATTATCAGCCATCTGTTCAGACACAAAATTCctaagattcagaatttattaaatgaacttttgcctctctttttttttcaaaactttatttattaattttaacatatgaagaaagtaagtaattcacgtacagaaaaaatacaaaataaagtaatacaagtataaagtaacatagttaatacaataccaatctcggcatctccccctaacaactaaaaactaagactaaaaaaaaactatttttaacccctaaacccccccccctccccacccccacgataaagagtgaagaattaatactattagtataattaaaaaaatatatctttaaaaaaaaaagatcgatatatataaaaaaacaaaaaaaatattaattaagtattaattattaatccaaaaattttttattatataagaatatatatgaaaaaacaaaaacaaaaagaacttaaatgaaaaaaaacaactaataataaaagaactaaaaaaaagaaaaaaagaaagaaaaaaaagaaaacatatatacagaaaaaatatataataagaaaagttttttttaaaagaaaaaaaatgattaattcaaacttatttaaattgtatataatcaataaatggggtcgactttaactcataaaaagacatcttatcttgtatagaaaaagatattctttccttaaccaaacaaaacttcatctctgaataccacctatctaaagacaatacatttctattcttccaagtaatcgctatacatttcttggccactgccagcgctaagtaaataaaagagatctggtaattatctaattctaaatcaatcaacggttgcatattccctaataaaaatatatcagggtctaatacaatatgaagattatatagattattaaatacagattgaatacctttccaaaattgttgtaaccaatcacacaaccaaacagcatgtaaaaaaagtaccagaaacctgatcacaacgaaaacaaagatctgacttactaaaaccaaatttttaaaatttttcgggtgttaaatataactgatgtataaaactataattgatcatcgccaatctagcattaatcaattttcgaacactattacggcagatttcagaccaatcttcttcagttattgttaaacttaaatctttttcccatttcattttatctttatcccaatctattttactttcactttccaacaaaatacgatacaaacctgatatataacccttttttggaaatgagagcacatatttctcaaaatcagtttcagacagtaaattcatttgacgaccgcaaaCCTGTTTtcaaaaagatcttaactgataatacacaaatatagaataaccacttatatcaaatctcttttgcaattctacaaaagaacaaaaatgaccttctaaaaaacagtcagataaattatgtattcctttctcctcccattgtttcaaaatagtattagataccgtgaaaggaacaagttgattattatataatggtaatcttcccgaccacttatttttcaatcccattttatgtaatttacttgtccataaattcattaaatgtttcaatattggtacatcatgcctctcattcttcttttcaATCTTTAGGACCAAGTGTGAAAACTGCAGAAGTTCCAATagatattcaaaataaaaattttaaaatgtgaatcTTGGTCCAAAAtaaagtaaatctgtggaattaataACAAAAAACAAAGTGACAGAGAATGCACCCTTCTTCACTCTAAAGGAAACAAGTGACATTTCAAAATAGCTGTACATTAGGATCTGGAAGAGAAGTAAAAACTCATGCATATAGATCCTCAGAGACATTGTTTTGAGCAAATTGCAGGAGCTACAGGCTGACAGGTGTCCGGGACCTGAGGATTTCATGCACCCTAGAGGAGTGGCAAGTGAAATGGTTgatacattcattttaatttttcaaaattcctTAGGTTTGGGTAAGGTTTTATTAGATTCAAAAAGAGCAAGTGTAAGTCCTTTATTCAAATAGAAGCTGCTTTAcaaacctttagaaaaaaaatcacggTGATCAGGAAAAGTTAAAGGGAAtaatttttatccaatttattggTGGTGTTCTATATGTAACATTTTGTGGATAATGGTGAATCGGCATAGGAATTATACTTGGGTATAAGAGATGCTGCACTAAAGTTTATTGTAGAATGGTTACAGCACAGGAGGAGGAAattttccttcatgtctgtgctgtCTCAGTACCAGAGCAACTCATGAATTCCACCCCATTCACCTCTTCTCCATAgccttgcaattttttttcttcattggaGTTTGTTCTTGAAGGTGAGAACACCTTCCACCATATCTGTCGGCAATGCAGATTCCAAGTgcacacagagtttaaaaaaaaatctcatgttaATCTTAATTCTCTTCATCTTTATTTTTTACATTTCTCCTTTTGTCTTTGACACCTCTACATCAGCCTCTCCAATCTATCCTTTTAACTGTGGTTCCTCATCCCTGAAACTATTtagatggtttttttttctctggaccCTCTCAAATCCTCTCTTTACTGTGGCATCCAGAGTTAATCACAGTACACCATTTGAGGGTGGGTTATGAGGGTCCAGCATGAGTTAACTAGTATCTGGAGTACTGGGCACAGTATCAATGTCCTGATTGAAAGGAAATGTGTAAACGTGTTGTAAAAAGCACAAAGAAAGTTCATTAGACAAATAGCTAgaatagagaaaataaatattacaaGCGAGGTTTGTATtgactggaatttggaagaatgagattgaaaatgtaaGATCCTGGGTGCTTTTGACAGGGTAGATACAGAGAGGATGTTTTGTCTCGTGCAAGGAtctagaaggtgggggggggtcactgtaTAAACATAAGAGGTCTCTTAAGAAAAGAGACTTTTTTTTCTGAGAATGTCGTGAGTTTTCCTTAGCGGACTCTGAATATTTGTTGGACAGAGTTAAGTAGAATTTTGATAGGCAGGGGACAGAAAAGTTAGATGGGGTGAAGGGGAACACAGAGTTGAAATTGCtgtcagattagccatgatcctaCTAAAAGGCAGAGAAGTGCAAGAAGTAAGTAACTTTCCCCTGCTCTTAAATCTTGTGATTATTTGattgtattcaatatttattttctgttgatTCCATCATTGACTTGGTTTATCTTGTTTCAAGTTTGATTTACTCCACTTAAGTCAAGTTTGTAAGAAGTCATGATAAAACGGTACAAAGTTTATAGTTCACATCCTTTTAGTTTTAATGCTCTCATGTTTTAATCATTGATTCAGATTTGGATCGTCCAAGTGATCATGAAGAAGCATTTGCCAGAGATCTTCCAGAATTTCCTTCAATAGACAATAAAGGAACAGTAGATGATGATGACGACTCAAGTATTGGCATTCCTACTCCCCCATTTCCCATTTTGGAAGCAGATTCATGTCAGGAAGACGCAGGGACTGCTGTGGCTGGGCTTGCCCTAAACTTGTCCAATGAGCAAAGCCTCAACCTGATCAGTACTATGGCAAGTGAGGCCATTGCTGTAGCCGTGACATCTGCTGTGAAAGGCCAATTGCAGGCTTTTGAAACCAACCCCACTACGTCACCACAGCACAACTCAAGTGAAGAGACTGACACTGAGGAGGGTGATGACTTCGAGTTGCTTGATGAATCTGAGCTAGAGCAAATTGAGAGCGAAATAGGGCTGGATCAGGGCCAAGCAGCAAAACCTGAAGTCAGTGATGGCAAAGCAGGCTTTCTCTCAAACCTACTGGGAGGTCATTAAACTGCCTTTCAGGGCTGGAAAATAAATATGCAGACCATATCTGAACAACAAAACAAATACAAGCTATAAGCTTATTTACTGCAGTTCCCAAAAAAAGAGCCAAATTTCATAAATAGGATCTTGTCCAAAAGGAACTAAGTGCAGCAAAGATGAGAAAAAGTGAAATAATACTGCACATTTAATAATCTAGTTATTGAAGGAACTGATTTGATCTGTGTTATTTGGTATAATGGGCCACCTATTTTCTGTGTGTTGTCTGACTATAATCTTTATGCCTTGAATTAACAGCATGGAAATTAATCCTGTCTTGTCAGTCTGAGTTAATGACCAGCTTTAAATGTTTTAACTGACTCAAATGGCAAATCTAAAAGTTAGATATTCAACGAACACAATTTTTTTCTCTGAATTGTGTGCAGAAACAGACAATCAGTAGTCAGCTTCTCCCTGGCCTTGTAGTAAGTTGGATTGCCAAGGAAACAAAGTGTACCCATCTTTCCAAATATTTgctgtattttaaatattttatgaagTCCAGTCCTGTTTGAAGTCTTTAGCTCGTATGTTATGGTAGCTTTGCCATTTTTGTTGCACTTAAGTGGAATGTTGAAAGAAATCTTAGTCGAGGCATGTTTCAAATCTGAGATTAGTAATCCATTTCCATGCTTGTTCTTTTTGGAATTACATAAAAATCAATCTGTACTGCACTTTCTGCCTTACTGAATTGCAGATTCAAAGGTGAAAAATATCACATTAAAGTTTAGTTTAAGTTGCGTATTGCAAATTagtttttataatatttttgttttaatctATAATACCTTAAAAGTTATCCTTTTTACACATCACTATTTTCGGTAATGGGCTATAATCTGAAAATACTTATACATTTTATTTCTCTCCTTGGAACATTTTGCTTAATTTATAGCTCAGTGAGTCTCATGACAATAACTATTTGAAATACTAATTTCACTCAGGATAGAATGTCAGAAATATGTTAAACATACATTGAAATTGAAGCTAATTCACGTTAATATTAGTTTCTGTTTCTACTTTGGATCTGAATTTTAGCCTGGGACAATATCTTTGGGATAAGCAATATTATGAATGTAGGAAACTTAATGGAATGGTTTTCTTGAGTATCCTATAGGCTTTAATTACtttaacactgcagggtaacaatAAGAAGACCTTCTGGTGAGGGTGCACAGGGGATAGCTGGCTTCAGAAACTAAAGCAACAAGTAGGTTGGAAAGAGATTGAGGGAGTGGGAAAAATATTACATTACTGGGAATGGGCCCCAATGGTGTCAAATTATCAACTGGTTATTTTATTGTGGGACCAGGAGATGGTAGGATTCAATAATAGTAGAGGGGGGGATGAGGATAGTTGTTTGTTGAATGCAAATGGATTCCTGAGGAAGGTCGAGTACTGTGAAGCTTGTTGAACCTTGAGGAATCACACCTGCAGCTCCTGGCCCCAAGGCACTTATATTTGCAGCCTTTTGGctgttttcaatttaaatttcctGAGACCTGAGGAACCCAGCTAAACAGATCTTTGACTAAAAAGGCAGAGAGCCccattataaatatttaatgACTAACTGGTTCCCGCAGCAGTGTGCATGCTGAACCTCTTGTTCTGACATTGATACCGAAAGTGGATGATTTGGCAATTATTTTGATTCCAATTTGAGATTTATGGCAATTTAACGTCTGCCTTAACGCCAAACTACCTGGTTTCAAAGGGATTTTCTTCCACCCTAGTTTATTGTAATAGAGCCTTACAGAAATTTTAAatctatcctttttttttaaagtcacaaATTTTAGATGATTTTAGATGACAACAACaggtattttttaaataatttgtccTTCATTGATTTAAAATGGTAAGTAATTCCTTCAGCTTGGGAATATTATTGTATTATGTAAAATTATTAATGAGTTCAGTTGATTAACTAACACAGAACAACTTATTACAAGGTGTGCAATTTGCTTATTCCAAACCACATTAAAGATATCCTAGTACCTATTAACTTGTCAAATTTTGCTTAATCCTATTAAACTTTGAAATGATCCTGGAGCAATTTTGTCAAACAAGTTGCTCAAAATGTAATCTTTTCTTAACACCATAAAAGGGAAAAGGTAAAAGCTCCATTATAATTATTTAGTGATTCATCTGCGTTCCACAGCAGTGCACATGCTGGAAGCCTTGTTCCTAATATCTAATTTGGCAGCTTTCTAGTGATTTGTGGCCAAATGCTCAGCTATATCTTTTACAAGTTTGGATAAACAAATAAACTTTTACATTCATCAGAGCTTTTGGTTCCTTTGAAGGAAACTGATCCAGTTGATAGCAATTATTGCACctataatgcacaatactgctgcaaaacaacaaattttgtgacacatgttcatgacaacaaacctgattctgattgctTCTGATACACCCAATCGATCGCTTAATACCATTGTAAAGaactaatattttaaaatttaagattttAATTCCAAGTAAGTGATTGGATAACTTTAATTTGTATCGAGGCACATTTGTGAGATAGCTACAGACACTTCACTTTCAATTTTAACTTTATTCAAGTGGTATTTGAACACTTATTTAAAAATAGTATAAACTCTTGGGAACTGGCTCAAGTTCTTAAGACAGGTGCCTGTCTATCTTTCAGGAAACTCCTCATCCCCTTTCGATGCTTGTTTTACC
The Narcine bancroftii isolate sNarBan1 chromosome 1, sNarBan1.hap1, whole genome shotgun sequence genome window above contains:
- the retreg1 gene encoding reticulophagy regulator 1, yielding MAMRGPEGGSDGSQQGADAATSRPARDDVKELAEPGAGQGRLEPDSVWRSLFRSLQSASSWRRPGRSAAVFLGCNALFWLLALTPWRLYSLVALAFLLLVAIENIKALTLYLMKGWKKSKSTNESWKVTETKQESSPRLGQCITESWMGCAVFFEEMSHFKKQNPGKFCLLVCSLCTFCAIIGRYIPGALVSYFLLLCVLLWPLVTSNNLWHRIGNKVEPVLKRLDFGLKDYVQHLQRKIKMKQKQLSERKSEDESEVDSSALCPKLSSSGAGKELSISDTELSETSWTENGTFNLSGGHTPQTDASDDLDRPSDHEEAFARDLPEFPSIDNKGTVDDDDDSSIGIPTPPFPILEADSCQEDAGTAVAGLALNLSNEQSLNLISTMASEAIAVAVTSAVKGQLQAFETNPTTSPQHNSSEETDTEEGDDFELLDESELEQIESEIGLDQGQAAKPEVSDGKAGFLSNLLGGH